In one window of Flavobacterium ginsengisoli DNA:
- a CDS encoding cupin domain-containing protein: protein METKKQKTWVIIAIIVLGIIAFLVPNQIAAQGVKRIDLQKHDLSTLGKEMVQARIDFEGHAAFGKHSHPGEEVIYVVEGSLEYQIEGEEPVTLKAGEVLFIPAGVVHSAKNNTNAKASELATYIVEKGKPILTMKK, encoded by the coding sequence ATGGAAACGAAAAAACAAAAAACATGGGTTATAATCGCAATTATTGTTTTAGGAATTATTGCCTTTTTAGTTCCGAATCAGATTGCGGCACAAGGAGTAAAACGCATCGATTTGCAAAAACATGATCTAAGTACTCTAGGAAAAGAAATGGTTCAGGCACGAATCGATTTTGAAGGACATGCGGCTTTCGGCAAACATTCTCATCCAGGCGAAGAGGTTATTTATGTGGTTGAAGGTTCGCTGGAATATCAGATCGAAGGTGAAGAGCCAGTGACACTAAAAGCAGGAGAAGTGCTTTTTATTCCAGCGGGCGTTGTGCATTCGGCTAAAAATAATACAAATGCTAAAGCATCAGAACTGGCGACTTATATCGTAGAAAAAGGAAAACCCATTTTGACTATGAAAAAATAG
- a CDS encoding LytR/AlgR family response regulator transcription factor — protein sequence MTIIIIEDEVKTAKALGQLILSIRPDVQILSYIQSIDGAVDYLLENDQPDLIFMDIQLADGQCFEIFKNVEVLSPVIFCTAFDDYAIEAFKSNGIDYVLKPFSRDSISQALKKAGELKNFFQRNKKAMPDFDYLLTRTGENKGKSSFLVFKNNKYQTVLTENIAFFFIKNETPTIMTLDKNEYPLTQSLDEIHKLLSPIQFFRINRQYLVNFSAIREAEHYFSRKIIVKLSVPTEEKILVGKEKATAFLSWLENR from the coding sequence ATGACTATCATAATAATTGAAGATGAAGTAAAAACAGCCAAAGCGCTTGGCCAATTAATTCTGAGCATCAGACCCGATGTTCAGATTTTGTCATATATACAAAGCATTGACGGCGCAGTAGATTATCTTTTAGAAAACGATCAGCCAGATCTTATTTTTATGGATATTCAGCTGGCAGACGGTCAGTGTTTTGAGATCTTTAAGAATGTTGAGGTTTTGTCGCCTGTAATTTTCTGTACTGCTTTTGATGATTATGCGATCGAAGCTTTCAAATCAAACGGAATTGATTATGTTTTGAAACCTTTTTCGAGAGATAGTATTTCGCAGGCTTTAAAGAAAGCGGGAGAACTGAAAAACTTCTTTCAGAGAAACAAAAAAGCCATGCCCGATTTTGATTATTTGTTGACTAGAACTGGTGAAAATAAAGGTAAAAGCAGTTTTTTAGTTTTCAAAAACAACAAATATCAAACCGTTTTAACGGAGAATATTGCGTTTTTCTTTATCAAAAACGAAACGCCAACGATTATGACTTTAGATAAAAACGAATATCCGTTAACACAGTCGTTAGATGAAATTCATAAGCTTTTATCGCCAATACAGTTCTTTAGAATCAACAGACAATATTTGGTTAATTTTTCGGCCATTCGTGAAGCAGAACATTATTTTTCGCGTAAAATAATCGTGAAATTAAGTGTTCCGACAGAAGAAAAAATATTGGTTGGAAAAGAAAAAGCAACCGCATTTTTAAGCTGGTTAGAAAACCGATAG
- a CDS encoding retropepsin-like aspartic protease — MITTEVKVKDTVSHFVFDTGAGISCITESIAKKMGVKILPDNNISVESFTGQKNKVRIGVASEINLGELKIHNAVFLVYPDKAFTFADGAYVINGIIGFPIIKELGTITFEKDKLTFSKESESGTNEKNLFVDELRAIVMLKYKSKILPFNFDSGAKVSLFNKAFYETFKTDLDSIGTLETTKSSSAGAEVVSTEVLVLKDQPISLGNKTIQLPKMEIAPKDYGVYGEVNYGNIGQDVLGQFEKVVISFDGNYLKLEN, encoded by the coding sequence TTGATTACAACAGAGGTTAAAGTAAAAGACACGGTGTCTCATTTTGTTTTTGATACTGGAGCAGGAATTAGCTGTATTACAGAAAGCATAGCTAAAAAAATGGGAGTTAAAATTCTTCCAGACAATAATATTTCGGTGGAGAGTTTTACAGGGCAGAAAAATAAAGTGCGTATTGGTGTCGCGTCGGAGATTAATTTAGGAGAATTGAAAATTCATAATGCGGTGTTTTTAGTATATCCTGATAAGGCTTTTACTTTTGCAGATGGAGCGTATGTGATTAACGGAATTATTGGTTTTCCGATAATAAAAGAGTTAGGAACAATTACTTTTGAAAAAGATAAATTGACGTTTTCTAAAGAATCAGAATCAGGTACAAACGAAAAAAACTTGTTTGTAGACGAACTCAGAGCGATTGTAATGCTGAAGTATAAAAGCAAAATCCTACCATTTAATTTTGACAGTGGCGCAAAAGTAAGTTTGTTTAATAAAGCATTTTACGAAACATTCAAAACCGATCTTGATTCTATAGGCACTTTAGAAACGACAAAATCATCTAGCGCTGGTGCAGAAGTTGTTTCGACTGAAGTTTTGGTTTTAAAAGATCAGCCAATATCACTCGGTAATAAAACAATTCAGCTTCCAAAGATGGAAATTGCCCCAAAGGATTACGGCGTTTATGGCGAAGTAAACTATGGGAATATTGGTCAAGATGTACTCGGCCAATTTGAAAAGGTCGTAATTAGTTTTGATGGTAATTATTTGAAACTAGAGAATTAG
- a CDS encoding alpha/beta fold hydrolase, producing the protein MKTLSNILIAILFMNASFTQAQTSKQQTIEVSSSLGTLKQINAGLLNVGYTEAGLSNGTPVILLHGWPYDIHSYNEVVPILVAKGYHVFTPYLRGFGTTTFLSKDTFRNGQQAALASDIIAFMDALKIDKAVIGGFDWGARTAVVVSALWPERVKGLVSVSGYLVVNLEANLKPLPPTAELGWWYQYYFATERGRQGYTQNTYDFNKLIWKIASPLWNFDKATYDQTAQSFDNPDHVAIVIHNYRWRQSLEAGEAKYDNLEKRLVAKPEIKVPTITIGSDFDGAFADGKAYANKFTGKYEHRILKGIGHNVPQEDPKAFAQAIIDVSK; encoded by the coding sequence ATGAAAACACTATCAAATATTTTAATCGCAATTCTTTTTATGAATGCATCTTTCACTCAAGCACAAACTTCAAAACAACAAACAATTGAAGTAAGCAGTTCACTTGGAACATTAAAACAAATCAACGCTGGATTATTAAACGTAGGTTATACCGAAGCAGGTCTATCAAACGGAACTCCAGTAATATTACTTCACGGCTGGCCTTATGATATTCACAGTTACAATGAAGTCGTTCCGATTTTGGTTGCAAAAGGATACCACGTTTTCACACCTTATTTACGCGGATTCGGAACAACGACTTTCCTTTCTAAAGACACTTTCAGAAACGGTCAGCAAGCAGCTTTAGCAAGTGATATTATCGCTTTTATGGATGCCCTTAAAATTGACAAAGCAGTAATTGGTGGTTTCGACTGGGGTGCTAGAACAGCGGTTGTAGTATCGGCACTTTGGCCAGAACGCGTAAAAGGTTTGGTTTCGGTAAGTGGTTATTTGGTTGTGAACTTAGAAGCAAACTTAAAACCGCTTCCTCCAACAGCTGAATTAGGATGGTGGTACCAATATTATTTCGCAACCGAAAGAGGAAGACAAGGTTACACACAAAACACTTACGATTTTAATAAACTAATCTGGAAAATCGCTTCTCCGTTATGGAATTTCGACAAAGCAACTTATGATCAAACCGCTCAATCTTTTGACAATCCAGATCACGTAGCAATTGTGATTCACAATTACAGATGGAGACAATCTCTAGAAGCAGGTGAAGCGAAATACGATAATCTAGAAAAACGCCTTGTCGCAAAACCAGAGATTAAAGTTCCAACCATTACAATAGGAAGTGATTTTGATGGCGCTTTCGCGGATGGAAAAGCGTACGCAAACAAATTCACTGGAAAATACGAACACAGAATTCTAAAAGGAATCGGACACAACGTTCCGCAAGAAGATCCAAAAGCGTTTGCACAAGCGATAATTGACGTATCTAAATAA
- a CDS encoding sensor histidine kinase produces the protein MEKTKRFQVSLKVIWGSSIALAVMASIPKLFDADSTPGDLIINSSITLLFSLFIWYYNIYSLPKFSANHANKSLFNWKLLLSVILGIVLMVILVIAHQELFQVSKMDAPIMFELRGVLINLIVYMFLHLLFQNYQTQQMGVELERTKAVNLGAQYELLKQQVNPHFLFNSLNTLKSMVDIQDPQSSDFILKLSDFYRFTLESRKMDLIPLREELQILDSYVYLLKARFEDGFVLENEIDPKQYDSAIPPFTLQLLIENCIKHNVVSLDKPLKIRLYTENEFLVVENKIQLKRGAVSTGVGLDNINQRFMHLIHKEIEIDKDETTFKVKIPLNYDYHNN, from the coding sequence ATGGAAAAAACAAAACGTTTTCAGGTTTCGCTCAAAGTCATTTGGGGAAGTTCGATTGCCTTGGCAGTTATGGCTTCGATACCTAAATTATTTGATGCCGATTCTACACCTGGAGACCTTATTATAAATTCTTCGATTACGCTGTTGTTTTCCCTTTTTATATGGTATTACAACATTTACAGTTTGCCAAAGTTTTCTGCCAATCATGCCAATAAAAGTCTCTTTAACTGGAAACTTTTACTGAGTGTTATTCTGGGGATAGTTTTAATGGTAATTCTTGTAATTGCGCATCAGGAACTATTTCAGGTTTCAAAAATGGATGCTCCAATCATGTTTGAACTTCGCGGTGTTTTGATTAACCTTATTGTCTATATGTTTTTGCATTTGCTTTTTCAGAACTATCAAACGCAGCAAATGGGAGTTGAGCTAGAACGTACAAAAGCAGTAAATCTCGGTGCTCAATACGAATTATTGAAACAGCAGGTAAATCCGCATTTTTTGTTTAATAGTTTGAATACGCTAAAATCTATGGTCGATATCCAAGATCCGCAGAGTTCTGATTTTATCTTGAAATTATCTGATTTTTATCGTTTTACACTAGAAAGCCGAAAAATGGATTTGATTCCGCTTCGCGAAGAACTTCAAATTTTAGATTCGTATGTATATCTGCTAAAAGCACGTTTTGAAGACGGATTTGTCTTAGAAAACGAAATTGATCCAAAACAGTACGATTCGGCAATTCCGCCTTTTACTTTGCAGTTATTGATTGAAAACTGCATCAAACACAATGTAGTTTCTTTAGACAAACCTTTAAAAATAAGACTTTATACAGAAAACGAGTTTTTGGTAGTTGAAAATAAAATTCAGCTCAAAAGAGGCGCCGTTTCTACAGGTGTTGGTTTAGATAATATCAACCAGCGTTTTATGCACCTGATTCATAAAGAAATCGAAATTGACAAAGACGAAACTACCTTTAAAGTAAAAATACCCCTAAATTATGACTATCATAATAATTGA
- a CDS encoding DUF1223 domain-containing protein, with protein MKKIKILSGFVMLFFLIGNSVFSQNNSKGFALLELYTSEGCSSCPPADELLGRIQNEYRDKNVYVLAYHVDYWDKQGWKDIFSNADFTKRQYDYAQFLGKEPIYTPQVIINGKTDYIGSQETSLRNGIKSALSKPALASLSLEPSQNENLISVNYNVEGTSKNSRLLLAVVQKEAKSNVKRGENANRVLSHYQIVRNLQSVDLNKAKKGTAVIHLPKNYNAQDFEIIGFVQDMNSGTIFGVKKA; from the coding sequence ATGAAAAAGATAAAAATTTTAAGTGGCTTTGTTATGCTGTTTTTTTTAATTGGAAACAGCGTTTTTAGTCAAAATAATTCAAAAGGTTTTGCACTATTAGAATTATACACTTCAGAAGGCTGTTCGAGTTGTCCGCCAGCAGATGAATTGTTGGGAAGAATTCAGAATGAATACCGTGATAAAAACGTTTATGTATTGGCGTATCATGTCGATTATTGGGACAAACAAGGTTGGAAAGATATTTTCAGTAATGCCGATTTTACCAAAAGACAATACGATTATGCTCAATTTTTAGGAAAAGAACCAATCTACACGCCTCAAGTAATCATTAACGGAAAAACTGATTATATCGGTTCTCAGGAAACGAGCCTGCGAAACGGAATTAAATCGGCACTTTCTAAACCAGCTTTAGCAAGTTTAAGTTTAGAGCCAAGTCAAAATGAAAATTTAATTTCTGTAAATTATAATGTCGAAGGCACTTCAAAAAACAGCCGTTTATTGCTTGCAGTTGTTCAGAAAGAAGCTAAAAGTAATGTAAAAAGAGGCGAGAATGCTAATCGAGTTTTATCGCATTATCAAATTGTTCGTAATCTGCAATCTGTAGATTTAAATAAAGCCAAAAAAGGTACAGCGGTGATTCATCTTCCTAAAAATTATAATGCGCAGGATTTCGAAATCATTGGTTTTGTTCAAGATATGAATTCAGGTACTATTTTTGGAGTTAAGAAGGCTTAG